From the Apteryx mantelli isolate bAptMan1 chromosome 29, bAptMan1.hap1, whole genome shotgun sequence genome, the window TTCGCGCGGCGGCCGTGGTGCCCGTCTACAGCTAGCTCCCGGGTAGGCTGCGAGGGGCTGGGCGCGCGGCTTGGGGGCAGGCGGTAGCAGCACCCGGGTGTCCCGGGGTCCCTTTGGCACCGCAGCCCTTTCCCCCGCGCGCCCCGATGGGCCGGCCGCATCCAGGcgtgcggcggcggggcggggggaaagcGCCGCGTTGGGGCCGCTCAGCCACCGGCTCCTCGGCTGAGTTGCGGAGCAaggagccgggagctgagcccGGCTCGGCCGTCGGGGCGCTGCCAGAGCGGGGCTGGGCGCAGCCAGCTCTCCGGGGATTGCTCCGCTCTCCTGGTGCCCATGCTCACGCACATCTGATTTTTGCATCGCAGGTCAGCAGCTCCGAGGGCCCCGGGGCTCGGGGGAAGCATGTCGGTGCCTCCTCTGGGACCTGGGCTGCCCTCCACCCCCCCCGCGCTCGCCAGGATGGGGACGAAGCTCGTTGGGGCTCCCTGAGCCGGCTCTGAATTGGGGACAGTGGTTACAGATGGGTGAGTGGAACCGGCCTCCGAGGCGGAGGCTGCGGGAGCCCCGGGATGCACCAcacgcggccccgggggcggaATGTTTCGGGGCGCTGCGtccttgccggggggggggggactgagaGCCAGGCAGAGCCGAAATAAAAAGGGCCATTGCTTCCTCGCATCCGTGTGGCTCCTTGTTGGGATTGAagggggctgggagcaggacGCCCGGGTCGGTGGGGAGGGCAATCGGGATGCACGGAGAGCGGGACCGCAGGGCTGCAAAGCGTGCACCCAGCAGTGGCGATGGGGGCCGGGACGGCGCCATACGGACGGGAGGAGGCGCAGCGCGCGGTGCTGAGCTCACGGCTTTATTGCAGCAGGCAGAGACGAGTCGCTCGCGGGGGACGGCCGGGACGGCCGCTTCGAGGTGCACCGTCCCGGCGCAGCCCCTCGTGCCCGCGGGCGGGAGCCACAACCAAGCACACACACAGCAATGCACACGCCGTGCCCGGGCCGGGGGCTGACGGGGGCCGCGGAGGTCGAGTTACCCCAGTCGAGGTGGTGTAATTACCCCCCCGGGACACCTCCCCGAGCAGCTAACGGCCCCTCCGGGAGCCGGTCGATTGTCGCGGGAGGGCAGCGTCCTGCCCGCACGTAGTTTTATTGCCAAAACAGTCGTACCGAGGTTTGCCGGGCAGGCAGGAGCCCCTGCCTGTAAGGAAGAGCAGCATGGTGCATCCCGAGGGGCCGATCCCGGGCTGGGGCGGCAGCACCTCCGGGTGAGCTGGGAGGTAGTTGGGATTTAGCACCCGCTCCACCCCGTTTCTTGTGCCGCTGCCTTGGTGCAAAGGAGGCCAGTGCAGTGCCCGTCGCGGGCTGCCACGGCCGTGCCCGGCCTTCGGGAAGGTGCCAGGCAGGGGCAGCAGGGACCCCGGAGGATAGTGCTGGGATTAGGACCCGCTGCCCCGCTGCACCCAGAGGACGGGCGCCAGGAGCTGCCGTCCCGTGTGCAATGCCAGGAGCGGAGCCAGGAGAGGGCTGTAGAGCCGGGCCGGCATCCCGGCTGCTTCGGGTCAGCTTGGCCGCAGCCTGGCGATGGCCCCGGGCTTGCCAACCCTCAAGACGCGCCGTCCCCGGAGGCCGCTGCGGCCCGGCCGAGGAGGACAAGGAGGTCGCGGCCCGGGGAgcgggcgccgggcagcagccgggctCAGGCGGGCCCCTCCGGCGGGACCTTGACCAAGGCGATGGCAGCCAGCTCCTTGCAGAACTCCTCCAGCACCACGACGCCCTTGAAGAGCGTCGCGTGGTCGATCCTGCGGGGAAGCGGGCCGGGCGCTGCTGAGAGCCCCGCACGGGGcacgtgtcccccccaccccggcctcAGGCACGCGTCCCGCCGGCGGGACGCCAGCACTTACTGCTCTCCGGGCACCAGCCCCATCAGCTGCCGGCGGACCAGGAGCAGCTTGGCCCTGAACTGCGGCACGCGCTGGATCCGCTGCATGAGGTCCCCGATCACCTAAGCGAGGCAAGCAGCGGGGAAGGTCAGCCCCGGTTTCGGAGgggtgtcccgtcccccccccctccccagtctGGATGGTGACATTACCCGGACGAGGACGGAGAAGAGCGAGCGGCAGCCGGGTGCCAGGTTCAGGTAGGGGTCCAGCAGGTACTCGTGGAGGTGGGGATGGGGGAAGGCGGCCAGGCGGGACAGCACCGAGGTCACCTGCAGGTTCAGGCTGTAGGGCTGGGACACGTGCAGGATGCTCAGCGGGAGCTGCCCACGCTCCCACGGGGATTTCAGCCCGTTCCCACCACCCGGGGGCTCAGGAGGGAAGAGCAAAACGAGTCCATCTGCAAGTGCTGCCAGTGCTCAGCAACCCAGGAGCCCACGCTGATGCTCTCAGCAATTTTACTCCTGCTATCGGGGGGCCGGTCCCATGCTCAGCCTAGGAACCTGCTCGGAAAGGCTCCCACCAAGCCGGGCCGAGGTTATAGGAGGGTCTCGGCGGAGACTGTAGCGAGGGGGGAGAGCTGGGGTGGGCTCCTCGATGGGACGGCAGCCTGAGCAACGAGGCTCTGCTCGAACTCTTCCCAGGGATCTACGGTCGCTTGGGCTTTCGTGTTAAGTAAAGAGGAGTGGTGCTGGCAGGACCCCTTGTGCAAAGCCTGCATCTTATCACGGCTCCCTGGAGAGCCCGGCTGGACTGCCGGAGCCTGGTAAGACTAGTCCCGGCGCCAGCCGGCAGCCTCCCGCTCCAGCCCTTACCTGGTCCAGGATCTGGGTCATCCGGTCGAAGAGCACCCGGAGGAAGTGTCCCTCGTAAAACGCCGCTTCGGGGGGGCAGGCGTcgaggggccggggcgccggcggccaGCCCCACGAGGCCGCGTTGGCGCAGCACGCCTGGACCTGGCGGACGGGCAGCAAGGGGCCGCGGTGGGCGAGAGCCGGGGAGGGTGCGAAGGCggccggggaccccccccccccctcccccaggtaCTCACCATCCCCAGGGCATCGTGCACGTAGGTGTCGTACCCGGCTTCTTCCACGCAGGAGGAGGTCTTGGCCTCTTCGGGCACCAGGCACAGGaagctggaagaggagcagacgccggggaggagggcagggaagggacgCCAGCGCGGCGACGCGGCCGGCCCTGCTGGGGCACCTTTTCCGACGCGGCGGGCGGCTGAGCCCTACCTGCTGACAACCTCGTTCACGTGCCCCTGCCCATCCGAGCGGGACGATCGCCCCAGGGAGGCAAGCGGAGGCTTCTCCGACGGCTGGAAGCCACCATCCGGGAACCCGTCGGTGAAATAAGGATCTTCCTCCAGCTCCCTGCGGGGCCGGGAAAGCAGAGTTAATCCGGTGGGAGCCGCGGGAACCCCAGCCCGCCGTGGCCCGGCGCTCGCCCCGCTCACAGCGCGTCCTCGTCGAGGTCGGGCTCGTGGCTGGCGCGCTCCTCGGGGGCCGGCGGGCCGCGCTGGACGTAGCCGCGCGCCTCCAGGTTCCTCAGCGCCAGGCTGTACGGCACGTGCTCGTGGGGCTTGCGCAGGAGCTCATCGAAGAGCCGCAGGCTGGCCAGGCTGATCTGCGGGGGCGGAGGCGGGGGGTGAGCCCGGCGGTGCGGAGGCggcgggagccggagccggagcgggaGCAGGCTCACCTCGTCGGAGAGGTGGTTGCAGTGCTCTATGAGCTGGGCACGCAGGAGGTGGCGGCGGGCTCCCGGCGCTTCGGGCTGCCGCTCCGGCCCCAGCAGGAAGAGCACCAGGCCGCGGAGCAGGGCGGGCGCCTGGATCTGCCGCACTGTGCTGGTCAGCACGGCCGTAGCCCTGAGGATGGCGAGCTCGGACCTGCCGGGGACAGCGCGAGCGATGGATGCTGCAAAGGGGGATGCTGCAAAGGGGGATGCTGCAAAGGGGGATGCTCCGAAGAGAAACCATCTTCCCGCCGTTATTTTGTGCCCCGCTCCACCTCTCCAGCTAGCTCAAATGCTCTGTGCCGGGCCGGTGAGATTCACATCCCTCCCTGGGAATATGCGGTTAATACAGCACGGCGGCGTGCTGAGAGCACGGCCAGGGCTCCGGTGCTGCCACGATGCAGCAGGAGGGCAGGCGAGGCTGCAAGAGCTGCGAGCGGGCATGCACTGCTCTTATCTGCTGGCGGATCACGAAGGCTTTCTGCAGCATCTTTGGCTCCCTGCTCTTTGCCCTGGCCCCCGACCATGCCCGCAGCCCAATCTGCAGGACGGCGCGCCCCgtggggctgccccccccccccccccccggcacactcacatctgcaggagctgcagctgcaggatGCCCCGGAAAAACTTTTCACACACGGCCTCGGTGACGGCGTCCGCAACGACCTGCGGGTGAGCGGAGAGCCTCAGCCCCGGCGCACGCAAGCAGGCTCCCCGCACGCACGCGCGGCAgccgcccggctcggctcggcgctccTCACCGGGTGCGCGCCCCTCGCGAGCTCGTCCAGGTAATCCAGCCAGCCGAAGAAGGCCGCCAGGCTCTCCTTCCCCGGGAAGCCGCCGTCGCCGCCTGCATCCCCCTGTGACCTGCGCGGGGCACACGCACGTGGGCTTcggcagggctggagctgggcccaAGCTCCCCGCCGGCGCGACGGGCTCGGGCAGCCCTCGGCGCACCTCCAGCTGGCTCTCTCCAGGGCGAGGATGTCGGCGGGGTCCGTGCAGGCGGGCACGGCGCCGTACAGGGCGCAGAGGTGCTCCGTCACCAGCTGGCACAGGGCGCTGCGCTGCACCAGCTGGGCAGCGGCGGCCTCCTGGGCGAGCCCCACGAGGAAGAGCAGGTTTTCCCGGGCTTTCAGCGCCACCCGGCTCTTCtgcgagaggaagaggagagaggcagCGTCAAGCAACCGCGGGCATCCGCCTTGCCGCCGGGGCCGGCCCTCACCCCCTACCTGGCTCTTGCACAGCCCCACCAAGGAGGTGATGAGGTTGTTCTCCCTCCGCGGCGGGGAAGGCTCGGCTGCAGGCGAGCTCCCGCCTTTCCCGGCCGGGGGGATGCCAGCTGCAGCTCCTTGCGGATGCTCTCCACCCTCTCCTtcggggcaggcaggcagctctgccggCCTCTTCCCGTTCAGGAGACTCTTGCCCTGgcgaagagaggaggaggagcagtAAAGCATCCTAGCCCCAGCCTTCCTCCTACTCATCCCTAGGGCTGGAGCCCAGGGAGATGCAAAGCACGTGAAAGGACTCAACGAAACAGGCCAAATCCAGCCCTGAGGCCGGCACCGCCACAACGTCCTCAGCGCAATTGGGGTGCAATAGGGACAAGCCTGCAGCCCCGCACTGGCCTGGAGGCGCCTCACCTCCAGGAGGTACGGCAGCAGGGCGGGATCCTGCTTGATCTTCGCGCACAGGACGGCGGCGAActgcacctcctccttctccGTGCCGGAGCCCAGGGCGTCGCTGCCGAGCTGGAGCAGCTTCTGCGGGAGAGCggggagctggggcaggggagccgtgccgggccgtgccgCGCGCCCCGGCTGCCGCGCTTCCCCCCGGGCTTTGCAGGGACGAGGCCAGCGTTTTCTCCTCCCTCGGCGctggcagcggcggccccgggaGGGGCAGGGCTGGGTGAATCAGCGTCCGCGGGAATGCTGCAACCGGCCCCAGCACGCAGCCCCGGCGGCTCTGAGTCCCAGCGTGCTGAGCGTGGCCATAACCGTGTGCCGTCTCGCACCGGCCGGGCCCCCGCGTGCCCGTTTTCGGGTGCTCACCTGGACCGGCCGGTGCACGTTCAGGTAGTGCAGCAGGGGATGCTGCACCTGCCCCAGGACCCTGCTGAAGAAGAGCAGCACCTGCTGCCTCATCCCGGGGGGATActgaaaggaaggagaggagagacgTCAGCAAGCACCCGCTGACCCGTTTGCACACCCAATACCCTTGCAATTGCCCCCAACCTGCCAggcagcctggagccctgctgaggGCAAGAGGATGTCTGAAcacagctccccagccctcctgcagagGAACGGCAGTGGGATTATCTTCCCCTTTCCATCCGCTGTGTTATTCCTGGAGCGCTATCACCAGGGAATTAAAACCCAGGGCCCCAAACAAGCAAATCCTCACAGCAACAAGAGGCTAACGTGCATTTCCAAAACACAAAACGAAGAGGAAAATTTCTACCATTACCATTCTCCTTTGTTTCAATAAAAGGTTATTTATAGGGAACCGCAGTATTATTAGCAACAGAGCCTGGGAGAGCTGTTATTTTTAGGCTGTACTTACTTTGAGAGgtgtctttttaaaaacacagtgtCCTGCAAATCACAGGACTGATGTGCCAGTGGTGTAAACTCCCActgcaggctgcacagctgagaAACACCCTTCACACAAACACACGTTTAGGAGATGCAGGAAACATTCAGAAGCCTGTGCACGGAGCAGGAGGAATAATCCcagcaggggcaggagggagcactTAGACCAAGCAATGCAACCCCCAAAGACCCAGGTGGGCACTACCACTCCAAAAAGCTCACAGAAATACCGTGCCAGGCTCTACAAACTCCTATCACCCAAATATAAGACCTTCAAAGCTAAAACTACTGCGCACTACCACAAGCCATGGGAAAGGGATACCGCAAAAGGCCCCGGGTGCTTGCAGCacggagggttttggggggggctaACCCTCAAAGGAAGGTTTCCCCGGGGGGGTGCACACATACCTCCGCTTTGCCCAGCGTGCTGAGGGTCTCCAGGATCTTGTGCTGCAGCAGGTACTCCAAGCACGGCCCGGCCTCCCCCGCCGGCCGCTGCTTCTCCTCGTACACCAAGATGTCCAGCATCTGCTTGAGGCGCCAGGGGATGTCGGTCTCCTTCGCCGGGGTGCTCTCATCTGGCAAAGACAGCGCAGGCGCTGGGGCGAGCTGCGGGGTCTCCGCCGAATCCCGGCACATGTCCCCGTGCACGGGGCTcgggaaggcagagcaaagccgGCGCGGCTGGGTGCACCCCGCCACGTCCTCGCGCCCGCTCCCGACCTGCCCTGTCCTCTCGGCGCCGCTTCCGGTGTGCAACACCCAAAATGTTTTGGGCCCGGAGTTCCCAATAAACAAAGGCCGTTAATGCTGGCGACGCTAGATGGCAACATTATAGTGGAGTCGCAGCAGGACGAGAGGTTGTTTCCTCTGCTCGGGGCCTACTTAGCTCCCCTACGTCCCCGGCTGGGGCTGAGCCGCTGCCGGGGCTGCAGGGGTTTCCCGGCACGCTACGGCATGCAGTGCAAGCCTGGGAAAGCCTCCAGCACGGCCTCAGGGCCAAATTCCTGCTGGGGAAAGGATGCGAAGCAGTCAAGGCCCTGT encodes:
- the FHIP2B gene encoding FHF complex subunit HOOK-interacting protein 2B isoform X1, translated to MHPRTKPPGADAEGQRLCKERGRQREPSVDLLEAFTEHWKGITGYYLEATDESTPAKETDIPWRLKQMLDILVYEEKQRPAGEAGPCLEYLLQHKILETLSTLGKAEYPPGMRQQVLLFFSRVLGQVQHPLLHYLNVHRPVQKLLQLGSDALGSGTEKEEVQFAAVLCAKIKQDPALLPYLLEGKSLLNGKRPAELPACPEGEGGEHPQGAAAGIPPAGKGGSSPAAEPSPPRRENNLITSLVGLCKSQKSRVALKARENLLFLVGLAQEAAAAQLVQRSALCQLVTEHLCALYGAVPACTDPADILALERASWRSQGDAGGDGGFPGKESLAAFFGWLDYLDELARGAHPVVADAVTEAVCEKFFRGILQLQLLQMSELAILRATAVLTSTVRQIQAPALLRGLVLFLLGPERQPEAPGARRHLLRAQLIEHCNHLSDEISLASLRLFDELLRKPHEHVPYSLALRNLEARGYVQRGPPAPEERASHEPDLDEDALELEEDPYFTDGFPDGGFQPSEKPPLASLGRSSRSDGQGHVNEVVSSFLCLVPEEAKTSSCVEEAGYDTYVHDALGMVQACCANAASWGWPPAPRPLDACPPEAAFYEGHFLRVLFDRMTQILDQPYSLNLQVTSVLSRLAAFPHPHLHEYLLDPYLNLAPGCRSLFSVLVRVIGDLMQRIQRVPQFRAKLLLVRRQLMGLVPGEQIDHATLFKGVVVLEEFCKELAAIALVKVPPEGPA
- the FHIP2B gene encoding FHF complex subunit HOOK-interacting protein 2B isoform X2, producing MLSRLGALLQQAVEAREPSVDLLEAFTEHWKGITGYYLEATDESTPAKETDIPWRLKQMLDILVYEEKQRPAGEAGPCLEYLLQHKILETLSTLGKAEYPPGMRQQVLLFFSRVLGQVQHPLLHYLNVHRPVQKLLQLGSDALGSGTEKEEVQFAAVLCAKIKQDPALLPYLLEGKSLLNGKRPAELPACPEGEGGEHPQGAAAGIPPAGKGGSSPAAEPSPPRRENNLITSLVGLCKSQKSRVALKARENLLFLVGLAQEAAAAQLVQRSALCQLVTEHLCALYGAVPACTDPADILALERASWRSQGDAGGDGGFPGKESLAAFFGWLDYLDELARGAHPVVADAVTEAVCEKFFRGILQLQLLQMSELAILRATAVLTSTVRQIQAPALLRGLVLFLLGPERQPEAPGARRHLLRAQLIEHCNHLSDEISLASLRLFDELLRKPHEHVPYSLALRNLEARGYVQRGPPAPEERASHEPDLDEDALELEEDPYFTDGFPDGGFQPSEKPPLASLGRSSRSDGQGHVNEVVSSFLCLVPEEAKTSSCVEEAGYDTYVHDALGMVQACCANAASWGWPPAPRPLDACPPEAAFYEGHFLRVLFDRMTQILDQPYSLNLQVTSVLSRLAAFPHPHLHEYLLDPYLNLAPGCRSLFSVLVRVIGDLMQRIQRVPQFRAKLLLVRRQLMGLVPGEQIDHATLFKGVVVLEEFCKELAAIALVKVPPEGPA